In Dioscorea cayenensis subsp. rotundata cultivar TDr96_F1 chromosome 13, TDr96_F1_v2_PseudoChromosome.rev07_lg8_w22 25.fasta, whole genome shotgun sequence, the sequence CACAACAAAGCCCGGGCGGCAGTCAATGTGGCACCTCTGAGTTGGAGTTCGAAGCTTTACTCGGACGCGAGCCTGTTCGTCAGATACCAGCGGGACAAAAAAGGTTGTGAGTTCGCAGATCTAGGTTCCAGCCCTGTATGGGGCAAACCAGGCCTGGGCGAGCTACCCGGCCAGCCCTTTGAAGTGGTGGGCTCATGGGCGGATGAGAAACAGTATTACAACCACGCCAAGAATACATGCGAGGCAGGGCACGAGTGCGGCACATACACACAGGTGGTCTGGCGGAAAACCACCCAGGTTGGGTGCGCACAGGCCACTTGCGCCAAAGAAGGGGCCACGCTCACCATCTGCCTCTACTTCCCTCATGGAAATGTGCAGGGCCAGAGCCCTTACTAGCTTAGGTCGCCTCTCCAGTCTCCGCCTACTGTATGTTATGCTTGCTTATTTTGTGGGATTGTGCCTTAGTTTTCACCTGCTTGTTTATTATGTCTTTTGCAATCTATCTAATTAACGAGATATTATcactttaaatttttctttttttcacttGTTTTCTTGGCTCCATCGTGATTTTTTGCTCATGTTGGTTTTGAGCGGACCGggtgaagcattctttcttcCTGTTAagtaataaacaattatttatttaaatttctttgatAAAACTGTTCAGCGCCAGCTTTTTCTTTCGCACGCGGCACGCCACAAGAGTAGTCACACCCATTTATCTTTCCGGCTAACACACCTGATTTGATCCGTGGAGTCCTATATGGTATCAGTGACAAACAAGTTTTTTTCCGGCTCAAAACCAAAGAACAAGCATAGAGAAACGTATAAGTGCGCGGGTCAAACAAGAGACAGTGGCACATGATATGCGACTGCATCACTGGTCAAATCTCAAGCATTTCACAACCATCATTTATTCACAGCGTTTATTTTTGAGgatacaaaaattagaaatacaATGCCAAACCACGGGTGAAATTAATCCCTAATTGAAGTAATTAAGAGGAGGAAGGGAGGGGTTTCATTTCTACTTTAATGGCAGCAACAAGCTGATCATAGGCTTCTCCCCATGCGCTCTTCATCTCCGGGCACCAAATATCGCCAACTGCCTCCCTTTATCGTTTCCAGCAGTGAGAACCTGACCACCTGTACATATTGATGGCCCATTCTATCTTCATATTAATAGCATgtttgctaatatatatatatatatatatattttaataaatgcaCAAAAATTAACTAACTAAATAATTTCACATAAACTCATAtccatatataataaatatagtcAAAAGAAGAGGCACCTCGAAATGTTCGTCAACCACGCCATACTTGAAATGAGTTGCACCCAATTTCTTCAATGTGGTCTCCCTCACGGTGATCTTTTCCAGCTTTGCGCAGTTGTACAGCAGATTCACAGGtctataaaaatcataaattgtaTCAAAccaatgtttaattttaattaggaGTTCAATTCCATCATGAAGCTAGAAagtcagagaaacagagaagcaCAGCAATTATaacgcatgcatgcatgcatgcatgcatatataccATAACAAAGACAGCCATAGCGTGGGCTTTGAGCTTGGGGTTCTTGTCGAGAGGTACATCAGAGTCCTTGAGAAAAGAGAAGAGGCGCTGAGCAGATGGTGCTATTTCGAAAATCCTAAAATTGGGAATCtcatgaaataattaattaagtgaacACTAGTATCACAATTAATGGATAATTAAAGATACTTGATGAAAGAGAATCAGGTGACACAGCACCTCAAGAAAAGCTTGAGCCCCAGAGCTGCAGCATCCTTCTTCATCACTTCCCATGACTTGACCACAAGAGCTTCCTGCTCTGTCGTGAAACCCATCTAATTTGTTTTCCTTGATACTTCTTCTCTTGTTGATGTTGGTGCGCAGACAGGGTTAAGAGCATTTGaatgtttgtttatatagacaCACATGGGCATGATAAGAATGGTAACATAAATGTGCAAATTTTGGAAGTATATGGGAATGAATGAGAGTTGCTTAAAGGAAGGAAATGGCCTTGAGATGACCTTGGGGGCAAAAGGTCCCTCGTGAGTCGTGACCAACAGATGTCACGAAAGGTCGACCAGATAATTTTATTGCCTGGCACACAGATTTTGAACCAGACAGAAACCATGTGCTCGCTCGGTGCTCCACTTCTTTTAATTACTGATTCAATGAACATACCcctaatatttaattaattaaccgATACAATTCTATATGCCCCGACCTGACTGGATCAAGTGATGAGGGggttctttaattttcttttggacATGTTGTTCACTGTTATCTTTCTAATAAATctgtgatttattcattttatttaaaaaaaaaaaattaatggactGAATATAACCTCAAATATGTACATAAACATAGTTCATATCACGTTATATTCTTATCCATcaataattttccaaaattatacatatatatatatatagttctatATAGTTCTAGTTTGCAATATTTTGTTtagaaaaaatgaataaattataaatatattaaaagataagCAGGTCCACAAGAAGGAGAACAATACAACTTTGCAAAGATTTATGTCGAAAGTCATTATAGGAAGTCTGTATTATTAATCAAAGGAAACAACATGACTTTCTTAAGAAGGCTTCCATCTAACTACCCGGATTAGAAtgcatatattatatagttCAGTTACAAAATTGATTTCTCTTCCCTGATTTTTCTTCCATTGACGAAATtggtatttttataaaaagagaTCAAGACAATGCTAGTGTAAGTGCATCATGGATGAGATCATCAGTTTTTCAAAGACGACTACATAGCAAGgggaaaaaaagttttatatatatatatatatgttccgATACATCCAAAAGagttttttaactttttatgacAATGATGGTGACATTTGAGGGTTCTCTGGTTAAGGaaatataaaatcatttttcGTACATAAAACGGTTACCCTGAtgttttgataaaagtggataaatcataaatttattaaaagaaaaacagcggtgacaaaaataaaagctatGACAATAAAAGCTCACTCTCACTGgggtgaggagaagaagaagttaaagaaaaaacaaatgaaagagAACTAAGGAGACGGAGGTGTCAATCGGGACATCTCTAGCTGCTTAGACAAACAATGCGAACGCCTACTCCGGGAGCAAAGACCAGTTGTCATGATCGCTCAGCTAGAGTAGACTTCATATAGCGCTGAAAGTTTGAGTAGTCACATGATTTTTCCTACGAAGTTTCATTTAGATGATGCTTTAGTCTTTATCATCTACTGTCTTGGAACCAAGAGATAAGACATGTTAGCATCTTAAAAATAATCATTGTAGCTGCAGAAGCATTCGAACGAAAAATACGAGAATTTCTTTCACCTCAGTATATTCCAAAGGATAGCTCGGGAGATAAGATCGCTAGTGAATCTCGGTCTGAGAAGTAGGATGATAGCCATGTTGTCCAGTAGTACGAGGGATCGATTAGTAGAGTAGAGTTAGAGTCTAAAGCACTGGGAGAAAAGCCCAAATGCGCTTTAGAGAAAACACAACTAAGAAAAGGTGGTTTAGATTTTCGAAGCGTTGCTGACAGAGGGCGCAAGATTTGAAATGTTAAGATTGATGCACTCTTTTTAAACAGGTTTGTAAGGGTGAGAATTTTATCCTCCTGcaaagtttcaaataaaaagaGGGAGAATTTTGATGCACCACTGGATGGTATTACCATCAACACATTCAAGCGTTTCTctagtataaaaataataataagaagaaaatttttatttactaggGCAGGGTTTAGCCTGAAATTCttttacaaaaaaatctaaatttttaacttattaaaaatcaaaatttttccaatctttaccaaaaacaaaatttacagtAAACCTTGCACCTTCTCCCAATTTTTGCTAACcagagtttttttaattatcaacaGTTGCTTATGCtaactattattaattttgtcgattcaaattatatattttttttttgttttttctcaattttctctTTAGCACATCAATATAtgcaatttcttttttaattgtagtggtttattcaccttttcaaaaattatCCACATGCAATTGGCTGAAAGGTTTAAAATTATAAGAGCAGATGATATCTGATCTGAAAGGTTTAAAATCATCAATGGCAGCCTGAAGTTCTATGTTTGGAAGATGAATCATCAATCTAATTTGGGGAAGTATTCATCCACATGCATGGATGCAAGTGATCGCCCAAATTCTCTCAAAAAAGTGTGAACAgccttctttttattataacaaatatatatatatatatataaaccacaaCATTCAttgaaaagaaaggaagaaaatgtGAACAAACTTCCACTTCTAGTGGAGTTGTTATCGCTTTGTTTCtgtctttgtttctcttttaaTGCGATTGTGGTTTTATCCAGCTATCAAATGTGAACAAACTCACACTTCATATAGCTTTAGGACTGAATTTTACACATTTCATAGGATatagtatatatacacatgaaataAAGTTCAGAAATTAATCCTGATAAAATTAGGAGCAATCTGTTTAATGGCGATCAGATCATCAGGTGAAGTGCAACAATTGAGAAACTTGTACCGGCAGCTCTTTCAAATATATGAATAGTTATAAAACCCGTATTGCTATTGAGAAGATCGATGGGGAACCAATACAGCTTCCCTCGACAAAGTAATGGTGATAGACTCGAACAGAAAAcatgcactttttttttttttcttactgaACAACGTTGATCAGATATTTCCCTGTTTTTGCAAactaacaataaaatcaaccaaCTAATAAGAATTCCTGCCCGGTCATCCTCTCTTGTTGTCCATACCTGCAGTACTCTATGTTCCCACCAGATTTACTAGGATGAATGTTCACAGCTGCCAAGAATGTCTAAACTGATCCCACAATGATCATATCAAATTGCCCATTGCACTGCACAGTtagaagcataaaaaaaaaagaaattttctttaaaaaaaaaaaaacaccaacaaCAAATAAAGAAGCTCACCTTATTATGAGATTGTATCCATTATTCATCCAAAACCATAAGTAACATTTGGAGTCTTAAGATCCACTTCAAATGGTATCTCAACTCGCTCTTTCACCATACAGCGTGGTTTTCCATCTTCAATCACCAAAACTTTACCAGGAGGGCACTTCATTGAAATTCGTCTCCGTTGAACTGCGGCTGAGAATTTGAATTGCTGCAGTGCCTTAATCGTTCTTTCCCAGATATTATGACAAGGCTTGAAACCAGCTAAATTCAGAATAGACACAAGACCAACAATTGCAATAACTGACCTAGTCACAAATCCCACAATTCCAATTCCAATCCCAATTCCATTACTTCCAAGAGGCTGAGCACTCTGCCTCTTCTCTGATTCATCAATGCTCTTCTTGGTATCATCAGTGTGACCAACAGCGAGCCCAGTTTGCAAGAGCTTGGATCTACACAAGAGGTGAGAAGCATAGATGCCATCCAACATAGAGTCTGGAAGATGCCTTGGGCATGGTGGTAGGAGGAGGTCATCATGATGTTCAAAGATTTCTCCAGCAAAGATTGAAACCTCATGAATAAGCTCCAACTCCTCTTCCCCTCTGTATTCCTTGAGTTTATTAAGCAATGCCAAGCAGCTGCTATCAATCTGGGCAAGTGTTGCTTCTCTCTCATGTATTTGTTGTTGTCGCAGTGCCTGTATACATGGGAGGATACCACTTTCAAGTTTCAAGAGGTTACACTAGAAGACTGTAGTGATAAGGATTAGTTATGTATCATTCTGATTCTTCAGTTAAGCACAATAGTACTCGATTGAGCATTAAAAAGTATAAGACTATTCAATATAGAAATTCAGCTTTGAATCCAATGCCAGTTGCTGGGATTCAAGCAGAAACATGAAAATACATGATTATCACGTACAAGCGTGAAGAGAATAGCTGAAGGGACCAGAATCAGATTGGATGCAAAAGTATTCACAAGATTGATTGAGGTTAAAGATATTCATACTAGATCAGTACTTGCATCTTCAAACAAGAATAACAAACAGCAGAATTGTTTAGAATAATTTGATCATTTACATCACAAACCAGATAGTAGCgttattaactttaaaaaaaaaaaaaaagacatgcaGCAATAAGACATAGCATGGACGAAGGGATTGTTTTGAATAAGGATAAGCGCAGAAGAAAATTACTACCAAATACCAAtttatgtcaaaaaaaaaaaattatataaaattaaaaaaccaaaaagacaATAGCCCAAATATAATATTTCCTTGTGGAAGGAAGCAAACAAAAGATCCCAATTAGTAGTGGTTGCGAGTTCGCTCACCTCAATCCTCAGTACTGAACTCTCAGTGACTGAAAGTACTGAATATGTGAAATTTCTACGAAATTCATAGCCAGGTAAGTCTCAAATTTTGGGTCTTAAAATATTTAGCAAGGAAAcaaggagagagaaagagagaccTGCAAGGCATTGAGCTGCTGGTCTAACGACTCAAAAGCGTCGCGGATGCCGATGATgctctcttcctcttcttcgcCTCCTTTACGGCTACGAATGCACTCGTTGAACTTGGAACGGAGATCCGAAGATCGACCAAGCACCCTGCCGATCTCCTCCGCCTCCATCGTTCACAAATTCTctgtctctgtgtgtgtgtgtgtgtgtgctgtGTGCGTGTCTCTGGGATTGGATTGTGATTGGATTGTATTGTATAACTGTGTTTGTGGTTGATACTTGATGTTATATCAGGACTCAGGAGAGATTAGAAAAGAAGTGAGCGTGCTCTGCCTGATCAGATGTGAGAAGTATCCTATATTCCTATTGGTTGGAACTTGGGATCCAACCACATTGCCCCCGTTATTGGATCGGACGCGCATATGCCTTATAATAATGGCACCCCAAGCTAACTATTCTTATCAATCAATGGACTTGAAGGATTAATGGAACCCCAAGCTGCCAATAATCAACGGTTCTTTTCATGAGTT encodes:
- the LOC120274725 gene encoding LOW QUALITY PROTEIN: hemoglobin-2-like (The sequence of the model RefSeq protein was modified relative to this genomic sequence to represent the inferred CDS: deleted 2 bases in 2 codons), which translates into the protein MGFTTEQEALVVKSWEVMKKDAAALGLKLFLRIFEIAPSAQRLFSFLKDSDVPLDKNPKLKAHAMAVFVMTCESAVQLRKAGKITVRETTLKKLGATHFKYGVVDEHFEVVRFSLLETIKEAVGDIWCPEMKSAWGEAYDQLVAAIKVEMKPLPSSS
- the LOC120274724 gene encoding plastid division protein PDV2-like, whose amino-acid sequence is MEAEEIGRVLGRSSDLRSKFNECIRSRKGGEEEEESIIGIRDAFESLDQQLNALQALRQQQIHEREATLAQIDSSCLALLNKLKEYRGEEELELIHEVSIFAGEIFEHHDDLLLPPCPRHLPDSMLDGIYASHLLCRSKLLQTGLAVGHTDDTKKSIDESEKRQSAQPLGSNGIGIGIGIVGFVTRSVIAIVGLVSILNLAGFKPCHNIWERTIKALQQFKFSAAVQRRRISMKCPPGKVLVIEDGKPRCMVKERVEIPFEVDLKTPNVTYGFG